The Scytonema hofmannii PCC 7110 genome has a segment encoding these proteins:
- a CDS encoding class I SAM-dependent methyltransferase yields MASEFGISAETVSRIRTGGAGVRLSSIRRLFDPLNLPEPIYGKDYKEYIRTPSSKSTTSNKSTSKAQTVDVTNDDSNVITSESLDDLGSDRTAANQESDNLYPRITPDPSFKGRDEDIKKLEEFVNQGEKVILLHGKPGVGKTKLAWEFVLRFDLILECWIGKETDEIKSAARVVEEWLQLNFNEEPGGEFMTNLERLRVILRNTTKRIGILIDNLETALDAEGRFISPHNQYVRLLRILANPAVQSITLITCREYLRESDIRFRCHTLQGLSIETWREYFHRHNITTDSLDFSKIHEQWQGNAKAMEILCGAIQLDHSSSIEQYWQETQGDFLGKPELQYLIVSQFNRLQQLGMQNAYNLLCRLGCIRYQDRQIALTREGLFSLLWDVPDAEKIRVVHSLRERGLVDFLDGKYWLHPEIRAVAIEKLEISENWEKANREAAKYWTDSVKTIKTIQDALTALEAYYHYVAIGDFNSACLVIVKNRNNELTGRLSRLILSEDSLGHSFCRLGLLELMLEVTDRIINNSNLPREYPLGKIYNLLGDLHLSKGNIEISLEYYVKSGEIADECKHMYLKLASLTNQGFCQIAFGEYEQAQDLLEIVGSYDSGEFYNENEDRFVVIARSALAFLYSRLQLQQANDYTERVYRGLDSIGLGVQGTGYRITFLGLAYRNLGKTEKSLEMYNRAFTFAQDNYYTQLKAQALTGLATLALEQNDFKTANKKLLEAIKLLEDIGAKWDLAEAYYHLGLTFRKIVNIPQSHDYFEKSVRLFQNMKALKQAEKVEKVMVNKLQFSYKIDSSELPGTEFNEEKSDMNMKSSSTQKQALVTALIDQGLIRDFFKDEKELQGYKQEVYESGLLDDLQERAKEFGQTVHGRTYRGSDYELADIGFEEGIYLYSILRKLKPETAVETGVCNGFSTAFILLALAKNQKGQLYSLDFPEVAGVDYDDGTFWEGKRGAVIPKDQEPGWAIPEHLKIRWDLTLGKSQEKLPELLARLGEIDFFIHDSEHSYECQWFECNESYKFLREGGILMMDDMSWNNSFDNFANEKEKHIIKIGHDLGFLIK; encoded by the coding sequence GTGGCATCGGAGTTTGGTATATCTGCTGAGACTGTTTCAAGGATCAGAACTGGCGGAGCGGGGGTCAGATTATCGAGCATCCGGAGATTATTTGACCCGCTTAACTTACCAGAACCGATATATGGCAAAGACTATAAAGAGTATATCCGCACTCCTTCTAGCAAGAGTACAACTTCCAACAAGAGCACAAGCAAAGCACAAACAGTTGATGTAACAAATGATGACTCAAATGTCATTACCTCTGAGAGCCTTGATGATCTTGGAAGCGACAGAACTGCTGCGAATCAGGAGTCAGATAATCTCTACCCAAGAATAACACCAGACCCAAGTTTCAAGGGGCGCGATGAAGATATAAAAAAACTTGAAGAATTTGTTAACCAAGGGGAGAAAGTAATACTGCTCCACGGTAAACCGGGCGTTGGGAAAACCAAGCTGGCTTGGGAGTTCGTCTTACGCTTCGACTTGATCCTAGAATGTTGGATAGGAAAAGAAACAGACGAGATCAAATCAGCAGCCCGTGTGGTTGAGGAATGGTTACAACTAAACTTCAATGAGGAGCCTGGGGGAGAATTTATGACCAACCTAGAGCGGCTGAGAGTAATACTACGAAACACAACAAAAAGAATTGGCATTTTAATTGATAACTTAGAAACTGCTCTAGATGCAGAAGGCAGGTTTATCTCGCCCCATAACCAATATGTAAGGCTATTGAGAATTTTGGCTAATCCTGCTGTTCAATCTATCACACTCATTACCTGCCGCGAATATCTGAGGGAGAGTGACATCAGATTTAGATGCCATACTTTACAGGGTTTAAGTATAGAAACGTGGAGAGAATATTTTCACAGACACAATATTACAACAGATTCTTTGGATTTTTCTAAGATACATGAGCAATGGCAGGGTAATGCTAAAGCTATGGAAATCCTTTGCGGGGCGATTCAACTAGATCATTCAAGCAGTATAGAGCAGTATTGGCAGGAAACTCAGGGGGATTTTTTGGGTAAGCCAGAATTACAGTATTTAATTGTAAGTCAGTTCAATCGTCTGCAACAGCTAGGAATGCAAAATGCCTATAACCTTCTTTGTCGTTTGGGATGCATTCGTTATCAAGATAGGCAGATAGCTCTTACACGCGAAGGACTATTCTCTTTATTGTGGGATGTTCCAGATGCAGAAAAAATCCGAGTAGTTCACTCTTTGCGTGAACGCGGTTTAGTTGACTTCCTTGATGGAAAATATTGGTTGCATCCAGAGATTCGCGCAGTGGCAATAGAAAAGCTGGAAATAAGTGAAAACTGGGAAAAAGCAAATCGCGAAGCAGCAAAATATTGGACGGACAGTGTTAAGACTATTAAAACTATACAAGATGCCTTGACAGCACTAGAAGCTTATTATCATTATGTAGCTATAGGTGATTTTAATTCAGCTTGCCTGGTCATTGTTAAAAATAGAAATAATGAATTAACAGGTAGGTTAAGTAGGTTAATCTTAAGTGAAGACTCTCTCGGCCATTCATTTTGTCGGCTTGGTCTTTTAGAATTAATGCTTGAGGTTACAGATCGAATTATCAACAACAGTAACCTTCCCCGTGAATATCCCCTTGGTAAAATTTACAATCTCTTGGGTGACTTGCATTTATCAAAGGGGAATATCGAAATATCGCTAGAGTACTATGTCAAATCAGGAGAAATAGCCGATGAGTGCAAGCATATGTATCTTAAATTAGCTTCTCTCACTAACCAAGGGTTTTGTCAAATAGCATTTGGAGAATACGAACAAGCACAAGATTTACTTGAAATTGTTGGTAGTTATGATAGCGGTGAATTTTATAACGAGAACGAAGACAGATTTGTAGTAATAGCCCGGTCTGCTTTGGCATTTTTGTATTCTCGCTTGCAATTACAACAAGCGAATGATTATACTGAAAGGGTTTATCGTGGACTTGATTCAATTGGATTAGGTGTCCAGGGAACTGGTTACAGAATAACCTTTCTAGGTTTAGCATATAGAAATTTAGGAAAGACTGAAAAGTCTTTAGAAATGTACAATAGAGCTTTTACATTTGCTCAAGATAATTATTACACCCAATTAAAAGCTCAAGCTTTAACTGGTCTAGCAACATTAGCTCTAGAACAAAACGACTTCAAAACCGCAAATAAAAAGTTGTTAGAAGCAATAAAATTACTAGAAGATATAGGGGCTAAATGGGATTTGGCTGAAGCCTACTACCATTTGGGGCTAACCTTCAGAAAGATAGTTAATATTCCTCAATCTCATGACTATTTCGAGAAATCAGTGCGACTTTTTCAAAACATGAAGGCTTTGAAGCAAGCTGAGAAAGTGGAGAAAGTCATGGTAAATAAATTACAATTTTCATATAAAATTGATTCAAGTGAATTGCCAGGAACTGAATTTAATGAGGAAAAAAGTGATATGAATATGAAAAGCTCTAGCACACAAAAACAGGCTTTAGTGACTGCTTTGATCGATCAAGGCTTGATTCGAGACTTCTTTAAAGATGAAAAAGAACTTCAAGGATATAAGCAAGAGGTTTATGAAAGTGGTCTGCTGGATGATCTCCAAGAGAGAGCAAAAGAGTTCGGGCAAACCGTGCATGGAAGAACGTACAGAGGTTCTGATTACGAATTAGCAGATATTGGCTTTGAAGAAGGGATCTATCTTTATTCTATCCTTAGAAAACTCAAGCCAGAGACTGCTGTTGAAACAGGAGTTTGTAATGGGTTTTCAACAGCTTTTATATTGCTAGCACTAGCGAAAAATCAAAAGGGGCAACTTTACTCTTTAGACTTCCCTGAAGTTGCCGGAGTGGATTATGACGATGGAACTTTTTGGGAAGGTAAGCGCGGTGCTGTGATTCCTAAAGACCAGGAACCTGGATGGGCTATTCCTGAGCATTTAAAGATAAGGTGGGATTTAACATTAGGAAAAAGCCAGGAAAAGTTACCAGAATTATTGGCGAGACTGGGAGAAATTGATTTTTTCATCCATGATAGTGAGCACTCCTACGAATGTCAGTGGTTTGAATGCAATGAATCGTACAAATTTTTGCGCGAAGGTGGGATACTTATGATGGATGACATGAGTTGGAATAATTCATTTGATAATTTTGCTAATGAGAAGGAAAAACATATTATCAAGATTGGGCATGACTTAGGATTTTTAATTAAATAA
- a CDS encoding CHAP domain-containing protein, whose protein sequence is MIIKRFSVIAVTSILTFSGLSVNLQNFSIQPMAAIAQTKDCNAVRNVNFSARAVEDGVNIRSAPSASASIIRISGSNETLNFDAWTYGDTVADYWTNQLDARWYKLSGENAWVASAVVAGNAPNSTPTCSTSSPSPSGTPDFTLRVYREDNPFWQAGYAPQSTNPLSSRLGEAKGNCTWYANGRAKELGRDPGLVNRMLGNAFEWGTQAANAGIPTSNTPQIGAIAQWDKSSMYPLGHVAVVEKINSDGTILISESSYSPNIGSKWDFLYRTRTISANEPSRFILP, encoded by the coding sequence ATGATTATCAAACGTTTTTCAGTGATTGCAGTCACTTCAATCCTTACTTTCAGTGGACTAAGTGTAAACCTCCAAAATTTTAGCATTCAGCCGATGGCTGCTATTGCTCAGACAAAAGATTGTAACGCTGTTCGTAACGTCAACTTTTCCGCTAGAGCAGTTGAAGATGGTGTAAATATTCGGTCTGCTCCTTCTGCAAGCGCTTCTATTATCCGAATATCTGGGTCTAATGAAACCCTTAACTTTGATGCATGGACTTACGGCGATACTGTTGCAGATTATTGGACTAACCAATTAGATGCACGGTGGTATAAGCTTAGTGGAGAAAATGCTTGGGTTGCAAGTGCCGTAGTTGCTGGGAATGCGCCAAACTCGACACCAACTTGTAGTACTTCTAGTCCTTCTCCAAGTGGAACACCAGATTTCACTTTGCGAGTGTACCGTGAAGATAACCCATTTTGGCAAGCAGGGTATGCACCACAATCGACCAATCCTCTCAGCTCCCGATTAGGTGAGGCAAAGGGAAATTGCACCTGGTACGCTAATGGACGTGCTAAGGAACTAGGTCGCGATCCAGGTCTTGTAAATAGAATGTTGGGCAATGCATTTGAATGGGGTACCCAAGCCGCTAATGCTGGGATTCCAACATCAAACACACCTCAAATTGGCGCGATCGCTCAATGGGACAAAAGCTCAATGTACCCCTTGGGTCATGTAGCTGTAGTAGAAAAGATAAATTCAGACGGAACCATCCTGATTTCTGAATCGAGTTACTCACCGAACATTGGCAGCAAGTGGGACTTTTTGTACAGAACCAGAACAATCTCTGCTAATGAACCTAGCAGGTTTATTCTCCCCTAA
- a CDS encoding AAA family ATPase produces MAVTLKASKQGLEIVDKARRKKGWKATAPAWYDAANTSVATLKRFRRRIPIDRDVFVAICKAVGINNWEVIVDDTPMLQADSRPDFFSYDDAWVGREQLVNELSTKLRGSCRLLLILGLTGIGKTALAEKLAVEMQDWFGENWKNRFKRANFDYQEKSTEFASVAKQWLEEWGERILPEEHKPELLLQRLVAYLRQHQVLVLIDSLERLLTENKEEGWGDFADEWWEKFFLSLLSVESCQSRLIITSQDRPVKLVNDRWRNFWHQVVLYGLTESEQAALFKTTGLDVSDDSLNQPLLIRIGRAYKGHPLVLRVIIGEIWSEPFNGDVQAYWNDERENTRQKIEDVEKALAEAEQGKTLGDKDEWELHKLTRQVREKVNKQRLQIAFQRLARDVKDAYILLCAASVYRAPEKEEFWLKHLVYWLKRLEKQDCAKNRQDRALEELGNRFLVEESLNHNKKRVLGQHNLIRSLAIEHRNLLLKSLKTDT; encoded by the coding sequence ATGGCGGTTACTCTCAAAGCATCGAAACAAGGTTTAGAAATTGTTGATAAAGCAAGACGAAAGAAAGGATGGAAAGCAACAGCTCCTGCTTGGTATGATGCTGCCAATACTTCAGTTGCAACCCTAAAGCGGTTTAGGCGAAGGATACCAATTGATAGAGATGTATTTGTTGCTATTTGTAAAGCTGTCGGGATAAATAACTGGGAAGTCATTGTCGATGATACTCCAATGCTCCAAGCAGATTCTCGACCAGACTTTTTTTCCTATGATGATGCTTGGGTAGGTCGAGAGCAGCTAGTTAACGAACTAAGTACAAAGCTTCGTGGTTCGTGTCGTCTTTTGCTAATCCTGGGACTGACGGGCATTGGTAAAACTGCCTTGGCAGAAAAATTGGCAGTAGAAATGCAAGACTGGTTCGGGGAGAACTGGAAGAATAGGTTCAAGCGAGCTAATTTTGACTACCAGGAAAAAAGCACAGAATTTGCCAGTGTCGCTAAGCAATGGCTAGAGGAATGGGGAGAGCGAATTTTACCAGAGGAACATAAGCCAGAACTATTGTTGCAAAGGTTGGTGGCATACCTGCGGCAACATCAGGTGTTAGTGCTAATTGATTCTCTAGAAAGACTGCTGACAGAAAATAAGGAAGAAGGCTGGGGTGATTTTGCTGATGAGTGGTGGGAAAAGTTCTTTCTCAGCTTATTGTCAGTAGAATCGTGTCAAAGCCGATTAATCATCACGTCCCAGGATCGCCCAGTCAAGTTGGTAAACGACCGTTGGAGAAATTTCTGGCATCAAGTAGTTTTATATGGATTAACTGAATCCGAGCAGGCGGCATTGTTTAAGACAACGGGATTAGATGTCAGCGATGATTCACTAAATCAACCTCTGCTGATACGAATTGGTAGAGCCTATAAAGGTCATCCTCTAGTTTTGCGGGTAATTATCGGGGAAATTTGGAGTGAGCCTTTTAATGGGGATGTGCAGGCATATTGGAATGATGAACGTGAAAATACACGTCAAAAGATAGAAGATGTGGAAAAAGCTTTAGCAGAAGCAGAGCAAGGAAAAACTTTGGGAGATAAAGATGAATGGGAGCTACATAAACTTACCCGTCAAGTTCGAGAAAAAGTTAATAAACAACGTTTGCAAATAGCATTTCAAAGATTGGCAAGAGATGTCAAGGACGCTTATATCTTACTGTGCGCTGCTTCAGTTTATCGCGCTCCTGAAAAGGAAGAGTTTTGGCTGAAGCATTTAGTTTACTGGCTAAAACGTTTAGAAAAACAAGATTGTGCTAAAAACAGACAAGATAGAGCTTTAGAGGAACTGGGTAACCGTTTCTTGGTTGAAGAATCATTGAATCATAATAAGAAGCGTGTTCTTGGGCAGCACAATTTAATTCGTAGTTTGGCAATAGAACACCGTAATCTATTGCTAAAAAGTTTAAAAACTGATACTTAG
- a CDS encoding tetratricopeptide repeat protein yields the protein MANNFKEAGILLFASWNINLEEVPIEQLDHYIAVENFLTEKDEPLQDAPPIKQVRGYLEAFHHLCEVEDWERGSKVLFTRLDTPSKEELHCQLQTWGYDSELIGLYNKMLGKLSLNQEVVFSISLGRSYSALALYRQAIKYYQQGLAIAQKIGDRNREGIAIGNLGVVYRLLGDYHQAIDYQQQRLILSRANADRVGEASVMGNLGNIYYSKGNYHQAIDYYQQWLSITREIDDHSREGRALSGLGIVYKSLGDYHQAIEYYHQSLAIARKIGERKAEGKTLGNIGIAYKHLGYYERAIEYYHQSLAIAREIGDRVLEANALGNMGSACRNRATTSERLSISCNG from the coding sequence ATGGCTAATAATTTTAAAGAAGCAGGAATTTTACTTTTTGCTAGTTGGAATATCAATTTAGAAGAAGTTCCAATTGAGCAACTTGACCATTACATAGCAGTAGAAAACTTCCTCACAGAAAAAGATGAGCCACTGCAAGATGCTCCCCCAATTAAACAAGTGCGTGGCTACCTAGAAGCGTTTCATCACCTCTGCGAGGTAGAAGATTGGGAAAGAGGCAGTAAAGTCCTTTTTACTCGTCTTGATACTCCAAGCAAGGAAGAATTACACTGTCAACTACAAACTTGGGGCTATGATAGCGAACTGATTGGTTTGTACAATAAAATGTTGGGCAAATTAAGTCTCAATCAGGAAGTCGTTTTTTCAATAAGTCTAGGTAGGTCTTACTCGGCTTTGGCACTGTATCGCCAAGCAATTAAGTATTATCAACAAGGTTTAGCCATTGCACAAAAAATAGGCGATCGCAATAGGGAAGGGATAGCAATAGGCAATCTGGGGGTTGTTTACAGGTTGCTGGGAGACTATCACCAAGCGATTGACTATCAGCAGCAGCGCTTAATTCTTTCAAGAGCCAATGCCGATCGTGTTGGCGAAGCAAGTGTAATGGGGAATCTGGGCAATATCTACTATTCAAAAGGAAACTACCACCAAGCTATTGATTATTATCAGCAGTGGTTATCGATTACACGGGAGATTGACGACCACTCTAGAGAAGGTAGGGCACTTAGTGGTCTGGGAATTGTCTATAAGTCTTTAGGAGACTATCACCAAGCGATTGAGTATTATCATCAATCCTTAGCTATTGCACGGAAGATTGGTGAACGCAAAGCAGAAGGGAAAACCCTAGGTAATATAGGTATTGCTTACAAGCACTTGGGTTATTACGAGCGAGCAATTGAGTATTACCATCAATCCTTAGCCATCGCACGCGAAATTGGCGATCGGGTATTAGAAGCTAATGCCTTAGGTAATATGGGCAGTGCTTGTAGGAACAGGGCTACTACGAGCGAGCGATTGAGTATCAGTTGCAACGGTTAG
- a CDS encoding tetratricopeptide repeat protein, protein MQRLAIAREIGDRAGEGISLGNLGNAYYCLESYAKAVEYQQQSLNISREIGDRYGEVNSLLCLGICYHSLTDYLQAIDYCQQGLTIARLIGNPHIEGRALCCLGGTFIKLEQYSQAQENLQEALEICGEIGEQYTKAYAFRNLAELYQKLGDRTRALEYCNQALAIATKLGIPLAQECQGLEKQLLSEEA, encoded by the coding sequence TTGCAACGGTTAGCAATCGCACGGGAAATTGGCGATCGCGCTGGGGAAGGAATTTCGCTAGGGAATTTGGGAAATGCTTACTACTGTCTAGAAAGTTATGCTAAAGCGGTTGAGTATCAGCAACAGAGTTTAAATATCTCACGGGAAATTGGCGATCGCTACGGCGAGGTAAACTCATTGTTATGTTTGGGAATATGTTATCATTCGCTTACAGATTACCTCCAAGCAATAGATTATTGTCAGCAAGGTTTGACTATTGCACGATTGATTGGTAATCCCCACATTGAGGGAAGGGCACTTTGTTGCTTGGGAGGTACTTTCATAAAACTTGAGCAATATTCACAAGCCCAAGAAAATTTGCAAGAAGCACTGGAGATTTGCGGAGAAATTGGCGAGCAATACACTAAAGCTTATGCTTTCAGAAACTTGGCAGAACTGTATCAAAAATTAGGCGATCGCACTCGTGCCCTTGAGTACTGCAATCAGGCTTTAGCCATCGCTACAAAGTTAGGTATACCGCTAGCACAAGAGTGTCAGGGGTTGGAAAAACAATTATTGAGTGAGGAAGCATAG
- a CDS encoding tetratricopeptide repeat protein, giving the protein MVTNFKELGNVLFASWNINLDEVPIEQLDHYIAVENYLTDEDEAPPDADNLEEVSFYLQAFYHLSEVEDWEKAKAIVRIQLSTPTNEELHIQLGTWGYYQEQIDLCSRLLGKLDTRTDSTCLNTLGMAYDSLSNYPQALQYYDRDLILARAINDRRGEGTTLGNLGNAYYSLNNYSQAIECFQQALLIAQEIGDQPGQGNALGNLGNAYDSIGNYAQAIEYHNQSLTIAQEIGDLKAEGRALGGLGCAYRHLSNYTEAIKCHQQYLEIAQKISDREAEGIALGNLGNVYDNLGNHSQAIKYHQQHLDISREIKNRWQEGNALANLGLAHYSLGNYFQSIKYHQQALEIAREIGDREGEGNAFGNLGLVCYSQCNYSQAIEYHQQHLDISREIGSTQGEANGIGNISNTYYFMGEYLKALEYTQQHLEITRRISDCRGEGTALLNLGNIYDALGEVDKAVQAYHQSLEIARHIGNREEEGRTLCNLGITIVQIGQYTEALEYLQTALNIVRETGERPTEAIILYNLVEVYQKLGHQNMAKESCDKALKIATELNLPDLHEYQELKEKFFSYKV; this is encoded by the coding sequence ATGGTTACTAACTTTAAAGAACTAGGTAATGTACTTTTCGCTAGTTGGAATATCAATTTAGATGAAGTTCCAATTGAGCAACTTGACCATTATATAGCAGTAGAAAATTACCTGACGGATGAGGATGAGGCACCACCTGATGCTGATAATTTAGAGGAAGTAAGTTTTTACTTGCAAGCTTTTTATCATCTCAGCGAAGTGGAAGATTGGGAAAAAGCTAAGGCAATTGTTAGGATTCAACTTAGTACACCGACTAATGAAGAATTACACATTCAACTGGGAACTTGGGGTTACTACCAAGAGCAGATTGATCTGTGTAGTAGGCTCTTGGGCAAATTAGATACCAGAACAGATTCTACTTGTTTGAATACCTTGGGTATGGCTTATGACTCTCTAAGTAATTACCCTCAAGCCCTTCAATATTACGATCGGGATTTAATACTTGCAAGGGCAATCAATGACCGACGAGGAGAAGGGACAACATTAGGAAATTTAGGTAATGCTTACTATTCTTTGAATAATTATTCTCAAGCTATTGAATGCTTTCAGCAGGCTTTGCTGATTGCACAGGAAATTGGTGACCAACCAGGGCAAGGGAATGCTCTTGGAAATTTGGGTAATGCTTACGATTCTATAGGTAACTATGCCCAAGCAATTGAATACCACAATCAATCATTAACCATAGCGCAAGAAATTGGGGATCTTAAAGCGGAAGGAAGAGCGTTAGGGGGTCTAGGGTGCGCTTACCGCCATTTGAGTAATTATACTGAAGCTATTAAATGTCACCAACAGTATTTGGAGATTGCCCAGAAGATTAGCGATCGCGAAGCAGAAGGAATTGCGCTAGGAAATTTAGGCAACGTTTATGATAATCTAGGTAACCATTCCCAAGCTATTAAGTATCATCAACAACATTTAGATATTTCAAGAGAAATCAAAAATCGCTGGCAAGAGGGGAATGCACTGGCGAATTTAGGTCTTGCTCATTATTCGCTTGGTAACTATTTCCAATCTATTAAATATCATCAACAAGCTTTAGAGATAGCGAGAGAAATCGGAGATCGTGAAGGCGAAGGGAATGCTTTTGGAAATTTAGGTCTTGTTTGCTACTCTCAATGTAATTATTCTCAGGCTATCGAATACCATCAGCAACATTTAGATATTTCAAGAGAAATTGGTAGTACTCAAGGAGAAGCAAACGGCATAGGAAATATTAGTAATACTTACTACTTTATGGGGGAGTACTTAAAAGCCCTTGAATATACTCAACAACATTTAGAAATTACTCGGCGAATTAGTGATTGTCGAGGAGAAGGAACGGCATTACTTAACTTAGGTAATATTTATGATGCTCTAGGAGAGGTTGATAAAGCAGTTCAGGCATATCATCAGAGTTTAGAAATTGCTAGACACATTGGGAATCGCGAGGAAGAAGGGAGGACGTTATGTAATTTGGGCATTACCATAGTCCAAATTGGTCAGTATACAGAAGCTTTGGAATATTTACAAACTGCTCTAAATATTGTTAGGGAAACTGGTGAGCGCCCTACTGAAGCCATCATTCTTTATAACTTGGTAGAAGTTTACCAGAAATTAGGTCATCAAAATATGGCTAAGGAGTCTTGCGATAAAGCTTTGAAAATTGCTACAGAGTTAAATTTACCAGATTTGCATGAATACCAAGAGTTAAAAGAAAAATTCTTCAGTTATAAAGTATAG